A genomic window from Sphingobacterium sp. BN32 includes:
- a CDS encoding dipeptide epimerase has product MGKFTLRYRPYTLELRHVFTVASFSRSTTPVVLTELEYDGIIGYGEASMPPYLGESQESVINFLSKLDLSAFSSPFETAEILSYVDQVDNKNTAAKAALDIALHDLLGKIMQQPFYKIWGLNPDLIPATSYTIGIDTEDMIRKKVEEAQQFKILKVKLGLDTDKMIIDTIRSVTDVPLCADVNQGWKNKEEALEMANWLHERNVVFLEQPMPKEMIDENAWLTEHSPIPTIADEGCQRLADVTALQGVYTGINIKLMKCTGMREAKQMAELARALDMKVMLGCMTETSCAISAAAQLAPLVDWADLDGALLIGNDIYEGMSVEDGLCKLPDRPGIGIIKT; this is encoded by the coding sequence ATGGGAAAATTCACCCTACGCTACAGACCTTACACATTAGAATTAAGACATGTTTTCACTGTAGCATCTTTCAGCCGTTCAACTACACCAGTTGTACTGACCGAGCTTGAATATGATGGAATAATCGGATACGGCGAGGCAAGCATGCCTCCCTATTTAGGCGAGTCACAAGAAAGCGTAATTAACTTCCTGAGCAAGCTAGATCTATCTGCTTTTTCATCACCTTTTGAAACTGCGGAAATTCTAAGCTATGTGGATCAGGTCGACAATAAAAACACAGCGGCAAAAGCCGCTCTGGACATCGCCTTGCATGATCTATTGGGAAAAATCATGCAGCAACCATTCTATAAAATCTGGGGATTAAACCCTGACCTTATTCCAGCAACATCTTATACCATAGGCATTGATACAGAGGATATGATCCGAAAGAAAGTCGAGGAAGCCCAACAGTTTAAGATATTAAAAGTAAAGCTGGGATTGGATACTGACAAGATGATTATTGACACCATTCGTTCGGTAACTGACGTGCCGCTATGTGCCGACGTGAACCAAGGATGGAAAAATAAAGAAGAGGCCTTAGAGATGGCTAACTGGCTTCATGAACGCAATGTTGTGTTTTTGGAGCAACCCATGCCTAAAGAAATGATTGATGAGAATGCCTGGCTTACTGAGCATTCGCCAATTCCTACGATCGCAGATGAAGGCTGCCAACGTCTAGCTGATGTAACCGCATTACAGGGGGTATATACGGGAATTAACATTAAGCTGATGAAATGCACAGGCATGCGTGAAGCAAAACAAATGGCCGAACTAGCGAGAGCATTGGACATGAAAGTCATGCTAGGCTGTATGACGGAGACGTCCTGCGCCATTTCTGCAGCGGCACAATTAGCGCCTTTAGTAGATTGGGCGGATCTTGACGGAGCATTACTTATCGGAAATGACATATACGAGGGGATGTCTGTAGAGGATGGACTCTGCAAACTACCTGACCGACCGGGAATCGGTATTATAAAAACTTAA
- a CDS encoding DNA/RNA non-specific endonuclease codes for MKRVGIICLILILTITQSCRKELNVPTEIKQINSVLFSTRISGENITRVSGNIWDLEDSLSIYMYESDQFSINSILPQAFNKKFIASRAGNLRPADLNESFQFPEDKEVRFLAFHPFQRGQVVTRLLDIEDQQDQSALDFLHGQSDSAHVFQQSPISLVFERIMVKLQITLSNTESSGFKATLKQVPTKATYHLPTKELSLYHVLKDIEGYVSKNSKQQTTVEWMLFPEQLPRTSQLVVQDAKGGTYTWNIGEMNLRLLAGNRYQYELSLRGGEVLPEVKTSYLEVPRIESSANLEYKFRMTPDGSKRNFSMLYDKTNRLAHWVAYPLSRDYIGSQRRTNAWSYDPLFPQNTQPFLSSGFGIPGVDRGHQLPSADRTKNFAENATTFYYTNMTAQESFLNQGLWMHLEEKIRNWTFQAAVDTMYVVTGAVVQTKEDQTIDYVMDRGQNRIARPKYYYKALAVKRGDNYYSIGFKMDNKYFPTDNNFMSHRLSVADLEELTGLTFFPGLDPSIKRTINNQIWR; via the coding sequence ATGAAAAGAGTAGGTATCATTTGTTTAATATTAATTTTAACTATAACGCAATCCTGTCGGAAAGAATTGAACGTTCCTACAGAGATAAAGCAGATTAATTCTGTTTTGTTCAGTACGAGGATCTCGGGCGAAAACATCACGAGGGTGTCTGGAAATATTTGGGATCTTGAAGACTCATTGAGTATCTATATGTATGAGTCGGATCAGTTTAGTATCAATAGCATTCTTCCGCAGGCATTTAATAAAAAGTTTATTGCTTCTAGAGCTGGGAATCTGCGTCCTGCCGACCTAAATGAATCCTTTCAATTTCCGGAAGATAAAGAGGTTCGTTTTTTAGCTTTTCATCCTTTTCAACGCGGGCAAGTCGTTACGCGGTTATTAGATATAGAAGATCAGCAAGATCAATCTGCGCTTGACTTTTTACATGGACAGAGCGATTCTGCTCATGTATTTCAACAGAGCCCTATTTCACTGGTTTTCGAGCGTATAATGGTTAAGCTTCAAATTACGCTTAGCAATACGGAAAGTTCCGGTTTCAAAGCAACTTTGAAGCAGGTTCCGACGAAGGCGACCTATCACCTGCCAACAAAAGAACTTAGTCTGTATCATGTGCTTAAGGATATTGAGGGGTATGTTTCGAAAAATAGCAAGCAACAGACGACAGTGGAGTGGATGCTATTTCCCGAGCAATTACCTCGAACATCACAATTGGTTGTTCAGGATGCGAAGGGCGGCACCTATACCTGGAATATTGGCGAAATGAACCTGCGGCTTTTGGCGGGCAACCGCTATCAATATGAGCTTTCGTTACGTGGAGGCGAGGTGCTACCCGAGGTGAAGACCAGTTATCTAGAAGTTCCACGCATTGAATCCTCCGCAAACCTGGAGTATAAATTCCGTATGACCCCGGATGGTTCAAAAAGAAACTTCTCCATGTTGTATGATAAAACGAATAGACTGGCGCATTGGGTAGCTTATCCTTTGAGCCGAGACTATATAGGATCTCAGCGGCGCACAAATGCTTGGAGCTATGACCCGCTTTTTCCTCAAAATACACAACCTTTCCTTTCCAGCGGTTTTGGTATACCTGGTGTGGATCGTGGGCATCAACTCCCCAGCGCTGATCGCACGAAGAACTTCGCTGAAAATGCCACGACCTTTTATTATACGAATATGACTGCTCAGGAATCTTTCTTGAATCAGGGACTTTGGATGCATTTGGAGGAGAAGATACGCAATTGGACCTTTCAAGCTGCTGTTGATACGATGTATGTAGTGACGGGCGCTGTGGTACAAACAAAAGAAGATCAAACCATTGACTATGTTATGGATAGGGGGCAGAACAGAATAGCACGGCCGAAGTACTATTATAAGGCTTTGGCGGTCAAAAGAGGGGATAATTACTATTCCATCGGATTCAAGATGGATAATAAATACTTCCCCACGGACAATAACTTTATGAGCCACCGCTTAAGTGTGGCGGACCTCGAGGAGTTAACCGGCTTGACATTTTTTCCAGGCTTAGATCCCTCGATCAAACGGACAATAAACAATCAAATCTGGCGATAA
- a CDS encoding TonB-dependent receptor, whose protein sequence is MKHQLLTSLCVMACSSLQVVNAQQIAVAGKVSDQNGAPITGVTVTVKGTSISTSTNENGLFTLNADHNATLIISAIGYQRQEIPLAGRKTININLSSADEAIDEVIVVAYGTAKKSAFTGSATQVDFGKEAGDVPANSFEQALVGKLPGVQINTTTGQAGATSSIQVRGIGSMNAGTEPLYVVDGIPAHSGNTGQMQSALAGTSNNIMATINPNDIESITVLKDAAASSLYGSRAANGVILITTKSGKAGKPKIDFRTSLATTPDWAVENYKPGSVQDQIQYFYQIFHDYRTSNGKTEAEANKYALDRMNTRFGIHGYSFSSEGTGLYDKIIITGKTDGVENRDGKYFDWNDALFRTGRHQSNDLSFSGANEKTRYYSSLNYTKELGRAITNEFERISGRVNITQKLHDIVEFGANINITHNNKEGYNDTRNTGTNYFYLANNLMFPFYWPTDYKTGKEYNTRYNSLGYNPLFYDQQWENNSKTFRVIASPSLTVNILPELTGKTIFSYDNAEVKDHLYYSPLHYHPTYGATANGSVFEYSTNYRILVSSSTLTYDKKFNNHNLNALLGFEAQKNETDYQYAAGSNLPNSALHTVATAGVKDANAYSWGHNMMSVFSRLEYNYLDTYYLSGSIRRDGSSRVGPKDRWANFWSLSGAVNLKNTAFLTDVDEVNFLKLKASYGTNGTLADSNFGWRSLAGFGLNYMSQPGGSINTIADENLRWEQNLNFNVGTEFGLFNSRLNGSIEYFSRTSKDLLQAVNISLITGFSSTLRNIGKINNSGVEIALSGDIIRNDNFRWSANANTSLLTSKVKSLYAGQDILWSDPTGGDARVPFIYRENESVYSFYIREWAGVDKTNGKPVWYVNDPENPDGDFLYNGRGASNSVSKAKQIIAGSPIPKAYGGFGTELEYKGISLGMTFTYKIGGKLYDAGSKDVAEDGYYWERIRSEHGIKEVWRPDYTDALLPKVSGNDPEDGITNSTRHLYDASFLRLKQINLAYRIPASITEKARISNARIFFNGTNLLTFSKFKLADPEVNQYGTRGWETPFGKTYSFGLEFSL, encoded by the coding sequence ATGAAACATCAATTACTCACTTCACTGTGCGTAATGGCCTGTAGTAGCCTACAAGTCGTTAATGCACAACAGATTGCAGTAGCCGGTAAAGTTTCAGACCAAAACGGCGCTCCGATAACGGGCGTCACAGTTACTGTAAAAGGAACTTCCATTAGTACCTCTACGAACGAAAATGGTCTCTTTACTTTAAATGCGGATCACAACGCTACATTAATTATTTCTGCAATCGGTTATCAACGCCAAGAAATCCCTTTGGCGGGCAGAAAAACAATCAACATCAATTTGAGTAGCGCCGATGAGGCTATAGACGAAGTAATTGTAGTCGCTTATGGTACGGCCAAGAAAAGTGCATTCACCGGATCAGCAACACAGGTTGACTTTGGAAAAGAAGCCGGCGATGTGCCGGCAAACTCTTTTGAACAAGCATTGGTCGGAAAGCTACCTGGTGTACAGATCAATACCACAACGGGACAGGCGGGAGCAACATCAAGCATTCAGGTTCGTGGTATCGGATCGATGAATGCCGGGACAGAACCTTTGTATGTAGTCGACGGTATTCCGGCACATAGTGGAAACACTGGCCAAATGCAGTCCGCACTAGCAGGTACATCCAACAACATTATGGCAACCATCAACCCGAACGATATTGAATCCATTACGGTTTTAAAAGACGCTGCGGCTTCATCACTATATGGATCGCGTGCAGCAAATGGCGTCATTTTGATTACCACCAAATCTGGAAAAGCTGGAAAACCGAAAATCGACTTCCGTACATCTTTGGCAACCACGCCAGACTGGGCGGTAGAAAATTATAAACCGGGTAGTGTACAGGATCAAATCCAATATTTCTACCAGATTTTCCACGACTACAGAACCTCCAACGGCAAAACAGAGGCCGAGGCAAATAAATATGCTTTAGACCGCATGAATACCCGTTTTGGAATACATGGATATAGCTTTTCCAGTGAAGGCACCGGTCTATATGATAAAATCATTATTACAGGAAAGACCGACGGCGTGGAGAACAGAGATGGTAAATACTTCGACTGGAACGATGCTTTATTCCGCACAGGGAGACATCAATCCAACGATCTCTCTTTTTCGGGGGCAAACGAAAAAACAAGATATTACTCTTCGTTAAACTATACGAAAGAATTAGGGAGAGCAATTACCAACGAGTTCGAGCGGATCAGCGGGCGGGTCAATATTACTCAAAAGCTCCACGATATCGTTGAATTTGGTGCTAACATCAATATAACACACAACAATAAAGAGGGATATAACGATACCCGAAATACGGGAACAAACTATTTCTATCTGGCGAACAACTTAATGTTCCCTTTTTATTGGCCAACCGATTATAAGACAGGAAAGGAATACAACACCCGGTATAATTCCTTAGGATACAACCCATTATTCTATGATCAACAATGGGAAAACAATTCCAAAACGTTTCGTGTAATCGCTTCGCCTTCATTAACGGTAAACATCTTGCCGGAATTAACAGGAAAGACAATCTTCTCGTATGATAATGCCGAGGTGAAAGATCATTTATACTACAGCCCGCTTCATTATCATCCAACCTACGGAGCGACAGCAAATGGTTCTGTTTTCGAATACAGCACCAACTACCGCATTTTGGTTTCATCATCGACTTTAACCTACGACAAAAAGTTCAACAACCATAATCTAAACGCCTTGTTGGGTTTTGAAGCACAGAAAAATGAAACAGACTACCAGTATGCGGCAGGTTCAAATCTTCCAAACTCAGCCTTGCATACTGTAGCTACTGCAGGGGTAAAAGATGCTAATGCCTATTCCTGGGGACACAATATGATGTCTGTGTTCTCTAGACTGGAGTACAACTATTTAGATACCTACTACCTATCGGGATCTATCCGTCGTGATGGTTCATCGAGGGTGGGACCAAAAGATCGCTGGGCAAACTTCTGGTCTTTGTCGGGAGCGGTGAACTTGAAAAATACAGCTTTCTTAACCGATGTAGACGAGGTTAACTTCTTGAAACTAAAAGCGTCATATGGAACAAACGGAACCCTTGCAGATTCTAACTTTGGTTGGCGATCGCTTGCAGGTTTTGGTCTGAACTATATGAGCCAACCTGGAGGATCCATCAACACGATCGCCGATGAAAACTTACGTTGGGAGCAAAACTTAAACTTCAACGTAGGAACAGAATTCGGATTGTTCAATAGCCGTCTTAACGGTTCCATCGAATATTTCTCTAGAACTTCCAAAGACCTATTACAAGCCGTAAATATTTCACTCATTACAGGTTTCTCAAGCACCTTGAGAAACATCGGTAAAATTAACAATAGTGGGGTGGAAATCGCGTTGAGCGGAGATATCATAAGAAATGATAATTTCCGTTGGTCTGCAAATGCAAACACTTCATTATTGACATCAAAAGTGAAGTCCTTATATGCAGGTCAGGATATCCTTTGGTCTGACCCGACAGGCGGTGATGCTCGTGTGCCATTTATATACCGTGAAAACGAGTCTGTCTACTCCTTTTATATCAGAGAGTGGGCGGGTGTCGATAAAACGAATGGAAAACCGGTATGGTATGTTAATGATCCTGAAAACCCAGATGGCGACTTCTTATATAACGGCCGAGGCGCGTCTAATTCAGTATCAAAAGCGAAGCAAATTATTGCTGGAAGTCCAATTCCGAAAGCTTACGGTGGTTTTGGAACCGAACTGGAATATAAGGGTATTAGCTTAGGCATGACCTTTACCTACAAAATCGGCGGCAAGCTATATGATGCAGGTTCTAAGGATGTAGCAGAAGACGGTTACTACTGGGAGCGGATTCGTTCGGAACACGGTATCAAGGAAGTGTGGAGACCTGACTATACGGATGCCTTGTTGCCTAAAGTAAGTGGAAATGACCCCGAAGATGGGATTACCAATTCCACTCGCCATCTTTACGATGCTTCATTCTTACGATTAAAACAAATTAACCTAGCTTATCGAATTCCTGCATCGATCACCGAAAAAGCAAGAATCAGTAATGCTAGAATCTTTTTCAATGGTACAAATCTATTGACCTTTTCCAAATTTAAGCTTGCGGATCCCGAAGTTAACCAGTACGGAACGCGTGGATGGGAAACCCCATTCGGGAAGACTTATTCCTTTGGTTTAGAATTTAGTTTATAA
- a CDS encoding N(4)-(beta-N-acetylglucosaminyl)-L-asparaginase, producing MHSRRTFIKQGVLGAASLGTLASAVSCAQPTSSNSKGRKPIVISTWDFGVAANQAAWEVLGKNGRALDAVEQGVKVAEADLSNHTVGKGGYPDRDGHVTLDACIMDEFGNCGSVAAMEHIAHPISVARLVMEKTPHVMLVGEGAMQFALESGFQKDNLLTPEADKAWKEWLKEKKYEPVMNIENKSFATERLPGNQYNHDTIGMLALDANGNLSGACTTSGMAFKMHGRVGDSPIIGAGLYVDNEVGGATSTGVGEEVIRTVGSFLVVELMRQGYSPEDACKEAVLRIVKKKPDIAKDIQVGFLALNKQGEYGSYALQDGFTFAVCDVDKQDLIEKGKFHYKSEGVQ from the coding sequence ATGCATTCCAGAAGAACATTCATCAAGCAGGGCGTCCTTGGTGCTGCCAGTTTAGGTACGCTGGCGTCCGCTGTTTCATGTGCGCAGCCTACTTCCTCCAATTCGAAGGGGAGAAAGCCTATCGTCATCTCGACTTGGGATTTTGGCGTTGCTGCAAACCAAGCGGCATGGGAGGTACTGGGGAAGAATGGTCGTGCTTTGGATGCTGTTGAACAGGGTGTAAAGGTTGCGGAAGCGGATTTATCAAATCATACCGTTGGAAAAGGGGGCTATCCTGATCGAGACGGACATGTGACATTAGATGCATGTATCATGGATGAGTTTGGGAATTGTGGATCTGTGGCTGCGATGGAGCATATCGCGCATCCTATATCCGTTGCACGCTTAGTTATGGAAAAGACGCCGCACGTCATGCTAGTTGGCGAAGGGGCGATGCAATTTGCGTTGGAGAGTGGATTTCAGAAAGATAATTTATTGACCCCGGAGGCTGATAAGGCTTGGAAGGAATGGCTGAAAGAGAAGAAATATGAGCCGGTGATGAATATCGAAAATAAGTCTTTTGCAACAGAGCGTTTGCCTGGAAATCAATATAATCATGATACCATTGGGATGTTGGCGTTGGATGCAAATGGAAATTTGTCAGGCGCATGCACTACGAGTGGAATGGCTTTTAAGATGCATGGTCGAGTGGGCGACAGTCCGATTATTGGGGCGGGCTTATATGTAGATAATGAAGTTGGCGGCGCTACTTCCACTGGTGTTGGCGAGGAGGTGATACGTACAGTGGGTAGTTTTCTGGTCGTTGAGTTAATGCGTCAGGGGTATTCTCCTGAGGATGCCTGCAAGGAGGCGGTGCTACGTATCGTTAAGAAAAAACCGGATATTGCTAAGGATATACAAGTGGGCTTTCTGGCATTGAATAAGCAGGGTGAATATGGTTCATACGCGCTACAAGATGGTTTCACCTTTGCCGTTTGCGATGTGGATAAGCAAGATCTGATTGAAAAAGGAAAATTCCATTACAAAAGCGAAGGAGTTCAGTAG
- a CDS encoding fimbrillin family protein encodes MNTKKLLSVAFLALLLGSSCKNDAYRDLEETAENGVQFTSTIAGNSTTRVSGNSWDKDDAIGVFMKQGTGFSNVIAGNKKYVTSGNSNFSATGSDIINYPNEGAVDFIAYYPYVEQLSNGIAEVNISNQSNQSAIDLLYSNNATGYNKDSGIAKLDFKHMLSKVELNITAGPGVSSLAGLTVAYQDIFSQTTLDLSNGSFSPSNSPANILAKVSTGATGTLVEAILIPGAYGSKNVVFTVGGNTFTWKLPANMTLESGMKYSHSIQLRTEAGITKAVAIGETTITDWIIVPGSSHVIDKDKEPIKPIDPVGVEQMFFEEDFGEQGPRANPRGRFATYTDFKNKTVKYSDLYTDSWADIRQTSTMDTHVWFPANRTTGMKIENINAAGYTKLRMTYEQAANGNNADISALKIKINGVNYPTSGTLGGQNQFSEVAIDGIASAANLTVEVSAQAAENKTGYRIDNIKIFGTK; translated from the coding sequence ATGAATACAAAAAAATTATTGAGCGTTGCTTTCTTGGCCTTATTGCTAGGGAGCTCGTGTAAGAACGACGCCTACCGTGATCTAGAAGAGACGGCGGAAAATGGAGTACAATTTACATCTACCATAGCAGGAAATAGTACCACTCGCGTGTCCGGAAATTCTTGGGACAAGGATGATGCGATAGGTGTGTTTATGAAGCAGGGTACAGGTTTTAGCAATGTAATTGCGGGAAATAAGAAGTATGTCACGAGTGGGAATAGTAATTTCAGCGCAACAGGAAGCGATATAATCAATTACCCAAATGAAGGAGCAGTAGACTTTATTGCTTATTATCCATATGTTGAACAACTTTCAAATGGTATTGCTGAAGTCAATATTTCGAATCAAAGCAATCAGTCTGCCATCGATCTTTTATATTCTAATAATGCGACAGGCTATAACAAAGATTCTGGTATAGCGAAACTTGATTTCAAGCATATGCTATCAAAAGTGGAGTTGAACATTACTGCAGGGCCAGGAGTTTCGAGTTTAGCTGGATTGACCGTAGCGTATCAGGATATATTCTCACAAACGACATTGGATTTATCGAATGGAAGTTTCTCACCTTCGAATAGTCCGGCAAATATTCTTGCAAAAGTTTCTACAGGTGCTACTGGTACTTTAGTTGAAGCGATATTGATTCCTGGCGCGTATGGAAGTAAAAATGTTGTTTTTACGGTGGGCGGAAATACCTTTACATGGAAGTTGCCAGCTAACATGACTTTGGAATCTGGAATGAAGTACAGCCACAGTATTCAACTACGTACGGAAGCAGGAATAACGAAAGCTGTTGCGATAGGTGAGACAACCATAACGGACTGGATAATCGTTCCAGGTAGTTCACATGTTATAGATAAAGATAAGGAGCCTATTAAACCTATCGATCCGGTTGGCGTTGAACAGATGTTTTTTGAAGAAGATTTTGGTGAACAAGGACCTAGAGCAAATCCACGTGGGAGATTTGCAACCTATACAGACTTCAAAAATAAAACGGTTAAGTATAGTGATTTGTACACGGACAGTTGGGCTGATATTCGTCAAACATCAACTATGGATACACACGTTTGGTTTCCAGCCAATAGAACAACGGGTATGAAGATTGAAAATATCAATGCTGCGGGCTATACGAAGTTGAGAATGACCTATGAGCAAGCTGCTAATGGAAATAATGCTGATATCTCTGCTCTGAAGATCAAAATCAATGGGGTTAACTATCCAACAAGTGGAACTTTAGGTGGGCAAAATCAGTTTAGTGAAGTTGCAATCGATGGTATTGCAAGCGCTGCAAACTTAACCGTAGAGGTTTCAGCCCAAGCTGCAGAGAATAAAACTGGATATCGCATCGATAACATCAAAATATTCGGAACAAAATAG
- the msrA gene encoding peptide-methionine (S)-S-oxide reductase MsrA, with translation MKATFGGGCFWCTEVIFQNTEGVNSVLPGYMGGERENPTYEQVCSGATGHVEVIEIDFDESQISFQKLLEVFFKTHDPTTLNRQGADVGTQYRSVVFYHDEAQKQAAIDFIAALESAQVFESPIVTAVEPASKFWEAEAYHHDYFNQNPQNQFCQVVIAPKLSKYLKSLNH, from the coding sequence ATGAAAGCAACATTCGGCGGAGGATGCTTTTGGTGTACAGAAGTAATCTTTCAAAATACAGAAGGCGTCAATTCCGTTCTTCCGGGCTATATGGGCGGAGAGCGCGAAAATCCTACTTATGAGCAGGTTTGCTCCGGAGCGACGGGCCACGTAGAGGTGATTGAAATTGATTTTGACGAGTCTCAAATCAGTTTTCAGAAGCTATTGGAAGTGTTTTTTAAAACGCATGATCCTACAACTTTAAATCGCCAAGGCGCAGATGTAGGAACGCAATATCGTTCGGTCGTATTCTATCACGATGAGGCGCAAAAGCAAGCGGCGATTGATTTTATTGCGGCATTAGAATCGGCGCAAGTTTTTGAGAGTCCGATTGTCACTGCGGTTGAGCCAGCGTCAAAGTTTTGGGAGGCAGAAGCTTATCATCATGATTACTTCAATCAAAACCCTCAAAATCAGTTTTGTCAGGTCGTCATCGCACCTAAGCTCAGCAAATACTTAAAAAGTTTGAATCACTAG
- a CDS encoding C40 family peptidase, translated as MNKKIIHIVCLSLFATQFSYAQSDSTIFKKVQAVVAQAKQNFAPDKRTKIVAITKADAEKNQYFIESTEAAANNYILQQVKDLKAEVKINNLPDSSVADKTHGVINLSVANLRTQPGHASEMATQAILGTQVDILQKDKGEFRVRTPEGYISWIPTSSVVPMDKPTFEKWKKQQKIIYTQDFGKSYSKADNQSVRVSDLVYGNILSLLGKEKGFYKVAYPDNRIAYIPTNEAVSFDQWISTRKLTPDNVLESAKTMMGLPYLWGGTSVKGVDCSGFTKTAFYMNGVVIPRDASQQVLAGEKVDILDAEGHFEPAKALKNLKPADLLFFASGKNSNPNARVTHVAMYIGNGEFIHSAGTVRINSMLKDAANYDDFQTRTVVAAKRYIGVDDPQIQTIKNNPYYK; from the coding sequence ATGAACAAGAAAATTATTCATATTGTTTGTTTATCCCTGTTCGCTACGCAGTTCAGTTATGCACAAAGCGATTCCACGATTTTTAAAAAAGTACAGGCGGTCGTCGCTCAAGCAAAACAAAACTTCGCTCCTGACAAGCGGACAAAAATAGTGGCTATTACGAAAGCAGACGCCGAAAAAAATCAATACTTTATTGAATCCACAGAAGCAGCTGCAAACAATTATATCCTTCAACAGGTAAAAGACCTAAAAGCAGAAGTAAAAATTAATAATCTGCCGGATAGTTCAGTTGCAGACAAAACTCATGGAGTAATCAATTTATCCGTTGCGAACCTGCGCACGCAGCCAGGACATGCTTCTGAAATGGCAACACAAGCGATATTGGGAACTCAGGTCGATATCCTTCAAAAAGATAAGGGTGAGTTTCGCGTCAGAACACCGGAGGGTTACATTTCTTGGATACCTACCTCTTCCGTGGTTCCTATGGATAAGCCTACTTTCGAAAAATGGAAAAAACAACAGAAGATTATATACACCCAAGATTTTGGAAAATCCTATTCCAAAGCTGACAATCAAAGCGTTCGCGTGTCGGACTTAGTATATGGAAACATCCTTAGCTTATTGGGTAAAGAAAAAGGATTCTACAAAGTTGCATATCCGGATAACCGTATTGCCTATATTCCGACGAACGAAGCTGTCAGCTTCGATCAATGGATATCAACAAGAAAACTAACACCGGATAATGTTTTGGAAAGCGCAAAAACGATGATGGGGCTTCCCTACTTGTGGGGGGGTACTTCTGTAAAAGGAGTGGATTGTAGCGGATTTACAAAAACTGCATTCTATATGAACGGTGTGGTTATTCCTCGCGATGCATCTCAACAAGTATTAGCGGGAGAAAAAGTCGACATACTGGATGCTGAAGGTCATTTTGAACCGGCAAAAGCGCTAAAAAATTTAAAACCTGCCGACTTATTATTCTTTGCGTCTGGCAAAAATAGCAACCCAAATGCTCGCGTCACACACGTCGCAATGTATATAGGCAATGGCGAATTTATTCACTCCGCAGGAACCGTTCGAATCAATTCCATGTTGAAAGATGCTGCAAACTACGACGATTTCCAAACACGTACTGTTGTTGCTGCAAAACGCTATATCGGAGTCGACGATCCACAAATACAAACGATAAAGAACAATCCGTATTATAAATAA